The DNA region AATGGGGTAGAAGTAATTCATTATGGCCACTCACTTATGGGCTTGCTTGTTGCGCGATTGAGATGATGGCAACGGGTGCGAGTCGTTACGACTTTGACCGTTTTGGAACGATTTTTAGAGCGAGCCCTAGACAAGCAGATGTGCTTGTGATTGCAGGTACACTTACTAAAAAACATGCACCGTTTATGCGTCGATTGTACGATCAAATGCCTGATCCAAAATGGGTGATTAGTATGGGAAGTTGTGCCAATACGGGTGGTATGTTTAATACCTATGCAACCGTTCAAGGAGCAGATCGCATCGTTCCTGTGGATATTTATCTCCCAGGTTGTGCTCCACGACCTGAAACCCTTCAATATGCCCTTATGCTTCTACAAAAGAAAATTCGAACGGAAAAAGCATCACGCAGATTAGAACCTAAAAGGTTGGTATGATGAGAAGTTATAGCGATAAACAAAATGTTCAAAAAAAGCCTTATTTTAGTGATCGTTACTTCGTTGCACCACAGATTCCGAAAGACGTTGTCGAAAGTGATGAAATTTTTACCAATGATTTGAGCGTACTAAAAGCAAAATTTGAAATTAAAGAAGCCTATATTCAAAGAGGGCAGTTAGTTGTTTATATTGATCCTAAAGATAATGTAGCGGTGCTCAAAACACTTCGAGACGAACTCTCCTATAACTTTTTAAGTGAACATAGCGCTATTGATTGGTTAGCAAAAAGTGGAGAATTTGAAATTTTTTACCAACTCCTTTCGACATCTAAACGTAAACGCTTACGCGTTAAATGTTTTATCAAAGAAAAAGAAGTGCTCAAAAGTGTCAGTAGCCTCTATGCGAGTGCGAATTGGGCAGAGCGTGAAATGTACGATATGTTCGGTGTCATCATCAGTGGACATCCGTATATGAAACGTCTTTTGATGCCCGATGATTGGTTTGATCATCCTCTTCGTAAAACTTATCCATTGCATGGTGATGAAGTGGCGCAGTGGTATGAGATCGATAAGATTTTTGGCAAAGAGTATCGTGATATCATAGGACCAGAAGAGCGTGATAGTGCACGTATTGATGTGAACGATACCTATCGTTTCGCGCACCTTAATCATGAAGTTCCTTTTGGGGCTGAACCAAGCCAAGAAAAAACGTTTACTGATTATCAAGAAGAGGGTGGCGTATTTATCGTGAAGAAGCTCAAAAAAGAAGATGCTAAAATCGTGAAAGAGAGATACTAATCATGCAAAAAGTCAACAGACTTAAACCCTTTTTTGAAAATGTGGTCTTTGAGCGTGAAGATAACCACATGATCGTAAACTTTGGACCACAGCATCCAAGTTCGCATGGACAGTTACGTCTGATTTTAGAACTGGATGGCGAGAAGGTTTCAAAAGCAACCCCTGATATTGGTTACTTGCATCGTGGTATGGAAAAGATGGCTGAAAATATGATCTACAATGAGTTTTTGCCAACGACGGATAGAATGGATTATATCGCTGCAAGTGCGAACAATTATGGTTTTGCGTTAGCGGTGGAGACACTCATTGGTCTTGAAGTCCCAAGACGAGCTAAAGTAATTCGTATGATGATACTAGAGCTGAACCGTATCTCTTCACACCTTTTCTGGCTTGCAACGCACGCGCTTGATGTGGGAGCAATGACCATTTTCCTTTATGCTTTTAGAGAAAGAGAATATACCCTCGATTTGATTGAAGATTATTGCGGTGCACGTTTGACGCACTCTTCAGTAAGAATTGGTGGTGTGCCTCTTGATCTTCCACAAGGCTGGATTGCAGGGCTCAACAAATTTATTAACCATTTACCCCTTGATATTGGTGATTATGAAGGGTTGTTAGATCAAAACCGTATTTGGAAAATGCGTTTGGAAGACGTGGGTGTCGTGACACCTGAACAAGCGCAAAGCTGGGGTTGTTCAGGTCCGATGCTTCGAGGCTCTGGTATCGCATGGGATATTCGTAAAGAAGAGCCTTATGAACTTTATAATGAAGTGGAATTTGATGTGCCAGTAAGTACAACCTGCGATAGTTACGGTAGGTATAAACTGCATATGGAAGAGATGCGCCAAAGTATTCGCATCCTTAAACAGCTTATCCCGATGTATGAGCAAACTTCTCCTGAGATCATTGCCCATGCTCCAAGTTATGTTTCTGCCCCTAAAGAGCAGATTATGACGCAAAATTATTCGTTGATGCAGCATTTTGTGTTAGTAACACAAGGTATGCGCCCACCTGTGGGTGAAGTGTATGTGGCTACTGAATCACCTAAAGGAGAGCTTGGTTTTTATATCAATTCCCAAGGCGATCCATACCCGTACCGATTGAAACTGAGAACACCAAGTTTCTTCCACACTGCATTTTTACAAGAGTTGTTAGTGGGTGAATATCTTGCCGACGTTGTTGCGATCATTGGTAACGCAAACATCGTTTTTGGCGAAATTGACAGATAGGAGAGAGAATGCAACGTTATGATTTACGCCATTTGGGCGATGATTTTTACGGACGTATGCTTGAGATCATTGATGAGACTTCCTTGGGTGAGGTTTCTATCTTTATGTTTGAAATCGGTGATTTCTCTCCTATTCAAAAAAGCGCGGATGTGATTAAAGAGGCAGGCTGGACACTGATGAACTCTTTGAAGTTTAATGAAGCCGACTGGACGATTGTTGTTAAAAAAGTAAAAAGTGAAGTAGCGTAATGGCAACGAAGCAATTTATAAAGGGCTTAAATCAATCCAATAATGAGCAATTTGCATTTACATGTAAAGGATTTGATCTTATTATCTGTGTGGGAACACTGCCTTCCCGCTATGATGCAACACTTTTTGAAAACTTACGTGCTAGTGATGCTCACATGGTCTATCTTTTTACGATGGAAGACCCAACCTTGGTTGCAAAAAGTGCTTTCTTTAGCCGTTATGAAGTAGGTTCAGAAGAGGGTGTATTTGCACTTTTAGCAAAAAGTTTTCTTTTACATGTAAAGATTCCAGAGCATATCAAAAACTATTTTGAAGAGCTTGATGAAGGGTATATCAGCGCTGAGAGTAATCTTGGTGAAGAAGAAATCGAAGAGATTGAAGCGTTGTATCAAGAGGCGAGTCATGTGTTGTTCGTGTTAGGAGAGGATCTTGTATGTCATCCAAGAGCTTCTGCTATAGCGCACCTTGCAGGATTAATCGCAAAGTATGGCAAAGCAAAGTTATTGGTTGTAGGTAGCACACCTGAAATGATCGTAACATCTAAGAGTGAAACTGCATTAGATGAGGTTGCAGAGTTAAAAAGCTTTGATGGGGTTGTTGTCTATCAATGCCCTATAACAAAAGCGGATGAAGAGCAACTTCTCATAGGTTCCGCCCAGTTTCAAATGGCAGCCAAAGTACAAAATAGCGATAAAATCAGTGTGACTATCAACCAAGAGGTCTATCCTCGCACCTTTGTACGCGACGATAGTTTAAAAGGCGTGATCGCTTTAATGCCCTGTGCGAAAGCGGATTCGAGCTATCCCTACCATGTAGTAAAAATAGTGAAGGCAGAAGTGCAATGAGCGATGTTTTAATAACCATAGATGGAAAACAGTGTACAGCCCAAGAGGGTGAATACGTTTTAGGTGTTGCGCGCAGAAATGATATTTTTATTCCCGCGCTCTGTTATGTGACCAACTGTTCGCCCACGTTAGCATGTCGTTTGTGTTTGGTGGACATTGATGGTAAGCGGGCGTACAGCTGTAACGCACGTGTCAAAGAGGGCATGACCGTCATCACCAAAACAGAGGAAATCGAAAAAGAGCGTCGTGCGATTATGGAGATCTACGACATTAACCACCCCTTAGAGTGTGGTGTGTGCGACCAAAGCGGTGAATGTGAGCTTCAGAACTACACCTTGCATATGGGTGTAGATAGCCAACATCACTGCATCGCTGACACACATCGCCCAACGAAACAATGGGGTAAAATCCATTACGACGCATCGTTGTGTATCGTCTGTGAGCGTTGTGTCACGGTCTGTAAAGATATGATCGGTGAATCTGCCCTTAAAACCGTTCCTCGTGGTGGAGCAGAGCTTGATAAATCATGGAAAGATAAAACTGAAAAAGACGCTTATGCGATGTGGAATAAACTCCAAAAATCCATCATCGGCGTTGCCAGCGGAGCTGAAACTTTAGACTGTACACAGTGTGGTGAGTGTACGGCGGTGTGTCCAGTGGGCGCACTCGTGGGCTCAGACTTCCAATACACTTCCAATGCGTGGGAGCTTAAAAAAATTCCAGCATCTAATCCACACAGTTCAGATTGCTCGCTTCTTTATTACGATGTAAAGCATACTAGCATTGAAAATTCTGAGCCAAAAATTTACCGTGTCAATAGTGACCACAACTACGCACCGCTTCATGCCGCCGCA from Sulfurospirillum diekertiae includes:
- a CDS encoding NuoB/complex I 20 kDa subunit family protein, with protein sequence MAQHKINYLQEAGLPVALTTVDKLVQWGRSNSLWPLTYGLACCAIEMMATGASRYDFDRFGTIFRASPRQADVLVIAGTLTKKHAPFMRRLYDQMPDPKWVISMGSCANTGGMFNTYATVQGADRIVPVDIYLPGCAPRPETLQYALMLLQKKIRTEKASRRLEPKRLV
- a CDS encoding NADH-quinone oxidoreductase subunit C, coding for MMRSYSDKQNVQKKPYFSDRYFVAPQIPKDVVESDEIFTNDLSVLKAKFEIKEAYIQRGQLVVYIDPKDNVAVLKTLRDELSYNFLSEHSAIDWLAKSGEFEIFYQLLSTSKRKRLRVKCFIKEKEVLKSVSSLYASANWAEREMYDMFGVIISGHPYMKRLLMPDDWFDHPLRKTYPLHGDEVAQWYEIDKIFGKEYRDIIGPEERDSARIDVNDTYRFAHLNHEVPFGAEPSQEKTFTDYQEEGGVFIVKKLKKEDAKIVKERY
- a CDS encoding NADH-ubiquinone oxidoreductase subunit E family protein; protein product: MQRYDLRHLGDDFYGRMLEIIDETSLGEVSIFMFEIGDFSPIQKSADVIKEAGWTLMNSLKFNEADWTIVVKKVKSEVA
- the nuoD gene encoding NADH dehydrogenase (quinone) subunit D, whose protein sequence is MQKVNRLKPFFENVVFEREDNHMIVNFGPQHPSSHGQLRLILELDGEKVSKATPDIGYLHRGMEKMAENMIYNEFLPTTDRMDYIAASANNYGFALAVETLIGLEVPRRAKVIRMMILELNRISSHLFWLATHALDVGAMTIFLYAFREREYTLDLIEDYCGARLTHSSVRIGGVPLDLPQGWIAGLNKFINHLPLDIGDYEGLLDQNRIWKMRLEDVGVVTPEQAQSWGCSGPMLRGSGIAWDIRKEEPYELYNEVEFDVPVSTTCDSYGRYKLHMEEMRQSIRILKQLIPMYEQTSPEIIAHAPSYVSAPKEQIMTQNYSLMQHFVLVTQGMRPPVGEVYVATESPKGELGFYINSQGDPYPYRLKLRTPSFFHTAFLQELLVGEYLADVVAIIGNANIVFGEIDR